GCGGATGTACTACCGCCACCGCGAGGGCCGTCGACCCGTCGACCTCCTCAACTACGTGAACGGGCCGGTCAGTGCCTACGCAGTGTACGCCGCCTATCGACGACAGCCGCTACGGACGGCCGCCGCGACGGTCCTCTCGATGGTGCTGAAATTCGCCTTCGTCGCGTCCGTGGCGCGCTACTACGAGCAGAACCGCGGGCAGTATCCCGAAGCAGTCCCCGATTTCGACCGACGGTCGCCATAGTAACTTCGGGCGGACCGCCCGGAGTCTCGCAGCGACGGCGACAGTTCGCCACGCGATGTTCACCGTCTTGCTGTTCGTCGATCAGACGCCCACCAGTAGTGCGGCGTTGTGGACGACGACGGCGACCGTGACGAGCGCGAACAACCCCAGGAAGACGGCCGCGTTCCGGTCCGAAAGCAGTGCCCACCCGCCGACGAGCCACACCATCGCCCCGAACTTCACGAGCCACAGGCCGGCGAGCCCGAACTCCGCGAGCAGCGTCGCCACGACGAGGTTCCCTTCCTCGAATCCACTGGCCAGCCCGATCATCGTCAGCAGGATATCCGCGGTCGTCGCGGCGAGGATCACTCCCCACAGAGCCGTGTGGGTTCGGGTCATCCGCCGTTCCCGCCGGAGCGTGAACAGCGACCCGCTGTCGTCCGATGGGGGTCCCGTCATCATCTGTGCCAGGGTGTGAACGGGCAAAAACGCTGTGTCCACTCCAGGACGGCCGGAGACGTGTCGCGTCCGCGGGCGTGGGGACCGTGAGACGTTTGCCCGTCCCGCCCGAGGTCCGGGTATGCCCGTCGACTTCGATGCGTTCGACCACGACGCCCACATGGCCAAAGCGTTCGTCCGTGCCCGCGTCGCAGCCGAACGCGGTGATCGACCATTCGGGTCGGTCCTCGTCCGGGACGACGAGATCGTCATGGAGGCGTCGAACCGCGTCGTCACCGAGGACGACGTTCGGCGTCATCCCGAGCTAGAGCTCGCAACGCGTGCCATCCAGGAGCTGACCGTCGAGGAACGCGCCGAGACAGTGATGTACACGAGCACGGAGCCGTGTCCGATGTGTGCCGGCGGCATCAGACACGCGGGGCTGGGCCGGGTCGTCTACAGCGTGGGTGGCGACGAGATCGGCGAGTTCACCGACCAGGGTGCGCCCGTCCGCTCGGCGGCCATCCTCGACGGTGTCACCGAGGTCGTCGGCCCACACAGCAACGCCGCCGGGCGGGAGATCCACGAGCGCTACGACTGGTAGCTCACCGTTTCCACTCGTAGAACCACCACGAGCCTCCGAGCAACAGGAGTCCGGCCCCGAGCGCAGAGGTCGCCGGCTCCGGAATCACGAACAGGACGGCACCGATGAGCCCCATCGTTGCTGGACCGATGTCGTCGAAATACGCTTCGAGTCCCATAGCTGTCCGTACACGCGACCGGAGTAAAGTAGTTCCTCTTCGACAGATGTGGCCGTCGCGATACTATCAGTCAGGTAGTATATCGCCACTGGTATGCTCCGTCGGAGTGTACCGGCCATCCGGAGCCGATCGGCTCTGTGTGTACCATGGAATCCGAGGACTTCATCGACGCGAACGACCCCGAAGCGGGTACCGACCGGTTCAGTCTCGAAAACAGCAAACTCCTCGCCATCGAGGTCGACGAGCCGGTGTTCGCGAAGGTCGGCGCGATGGTCGCCTACACTGGAGCAGTATCGTTTACCGGGAAGTCGTCGGCCGAAGGCGGGATAACCGGCTTCCTGAAGGACGCGGCGACGAGCGAAGGGACCGACGTGATGCAGGCCGAGGGCAGCGGGACGCTCTACGTGGCCGACGGTGCGAAGGAGATCCAGGTGCTCGATCTCGACGAGGGCGAGACGATCTCGGTCAACGGCGACGACGTCCTCGCCTTCGAGGACCGCGTCGACTACGAGATCAGTACCATCGACAGTCTCGCCGGCTCCTCGACGGGCGGGCTCACGAACGTCTTCCTGGAGGGGCCGGGCCAGATCGCGATCACCACTCACGGTGACCCGATCGTCCTGGAACCGCCGGTGACGACGGACCCGGCGGCGACCGTCGCCTGGAGCGGGACCGCCGCTCCCACCAGTAGCGTCAACCGGAGCCTCTCGGATATGGTCGGGCAGTCCTCCGGCGAGACCTATCAACTGGCCTTCGAGGGAACGGAGGGGTTCGTCGTCGTCCAGCCCTTCGAAGAACGACAGCCCTGAGTCACACCCGTCCGGCAGCGGCGGCGAGGTTCACCGAGAGGCCAAACAGGAGCAACACCGTGATTGCGGCGTAGTTCAGGGTCGCGGCCGCCGGGGCGAACAACGTCGGAAGCGCCCCGGTCTGCATCGCGATGACGTTGGCGACGGCACCCACGACGAGGACGAGACCGATCAGGCCCAGCGACACGCCACGAAGCGCGCCGAGTCGGCCACCACCCGAACCGAACTCCTGTGCTTCGAGTGCGGCCGTAACCGACGATTCGACCTGTTCTCCCAACTGTTCTTCGAGTTCGCCGAGCTGATCGCCGACGTACGCTTCGAGTGTCTGGGCCTCCCGGTCGAGTTCCGCTGCCCGCTCGTCGAGTTCGCGCTCGCGCTCGTTGAGGGCGGT
Above is a window of Haloarcula halophila DNA encoding:
- a CDS encoding DUF6653 family protein, which codes for MSDSSRSEHGVRRRFADALWRRHANPLSGWYRAVVLPLLLYGIYTRRPRLVVAALTFTVVNPVLFPPPEDADAWMTRVVLGERMYYRHREGRRPVDLLNYVNGPVSAYAVYAAYRRQPLRTAAATVLSMVLKFAFVASVARYYEQNRGQYPEAVPDFDRRSP
- a CDS encoding DUF5658 family protein, giving the protein MTGPPSDDSGSLFTLRRERRMTRTHTALWGVILAATTADILLTMIGLASGFEEGNLVVATLLAEFGLAGLWLVKFGAMVWLVGGWALLSDRNAAVFLGLFALVTVAVVVHNAALLVGV
- a CDS encoding nucleoside deaminase; this translates as MPVDFDAFDHDAHMAKAFVRARVAAERGDRPFGSVLVRDDEIVMEASNRVVTEDDVRRHPELELATRAIQELTVEERAETVMYTSTEPCPMCAGGIRHAGLGRVVYSVGGDEIGEFTDQGAPVRSAAILDGVTEVVGPHSNAAGREIHERYDW
- a CDS encoding AIM24 family protein, producing the protein MESEDFIDANDPEAGTDRFSLENSKLLAIEVDEPVFAKVGAMVAYTGAVSFTGKSSAEGGITGFLKDAATSEGTDVMQAEGSGTLYVADGAKEIQVLDLDEGETISVNGDDVLAFEDRVDYEISTIDSLAGSSTGGLTNVFLEGPGQIAITTHGDPIVLEPPVTTDPAATVAWSGTAAPTSSVNRSLSDMVGQSSGETYQLAFEGTEGFVVVQPFEERQP